The Streptomyces vinaceus genome contains the following window.
GCAGCCCCGTACGGGCCACCCACAGGCCGGCGACGCCCGCCCCGGCCACGCCGACGCCGGCCACCAGGAACAGCACCCAGGCCAGCGTGGACAGCGGTTTGTCGATGTCGGCGAGCGGCCGCGCCACCGAGACGGCGAAGACCGGGCCGCCGGGCTGGGTCTGGGCCGCGAAGGTGTAGACGCGCATCGCGACGCCGGTGTCGGTCGTCGCGTCGTGCAGCGCCTTGGGCTTGCGGCCCGCCGCGACCTGCTTGTCCGTATCGGTCACCGGCAGGCCGGTCTGCCCGCTCACCCAGCAGTGGCCGCCGTCCACGGTGACGATCTGGACCGTGGCGTTCAGGTTCTCGGCGATGTCCTGCTGGGCCTGGGCCGGCGGGCGGGCCGGGCAGCCCTGGCGCAGCCGCTCCAGCACCTGCGCGGTGGGGTTGGTGGACATCAGGGACTGGTTCAGCTGGTTGCCCAGCTGGGCCCGCACCATCACCCACGACACCGCGGAGACGGTGGCCACGGCCACGGCCACCGCCGTGGCCACCAGCAGGGCGATGCGGGAGCGCAGCGGGAGCGCGCGGAATCTGGCCGACGGGCTCACTCGGGCCCTCCGGAGTCGCCCGCCCCGGCGAGGCGCAGGACGTAGCCCACCCCGCGCACGGTGTGCACCAGGCGCGGCTCGCCCCCGGCCTCGGTCTTGCGGCGCAGGTACATGACGTACACGTCCAGGGAGTTGGAGCTGGGTTCGAAGTCGAAGCCCCAGACGGTCTTGAGGATCTGCTCGCGGGTCAGGACCTGGCGCGGGTGCGCGAGGAACATCTCCAGCAGCGTGAACTCGGTACGGGTCAGCTCGACCTGGCGCCCGGAGCGGGTGACCTCGCGGGTCGCGAGGTCCATGCGCAGATCGGCGAAGGCGAGGGTGTCCGTGTCGGCGGCGGCCCCGTCTCCCCCGGCGCGCCCGCCCGCGTACGCGCTGCGGCGCAGCAGGGCGCGGACGCGGGCGAAGAGCTCGTCGAGCTCGAACGGCTTGACGAGGTAGTCGTCGGCGCC
Protein-coding sequences here:
- a CDS encoding response regulator transcription factor, with translation MNPAEGDPHRILVVDDEPAVREALRRSLAFEGYDVQTAVDGLDALEKAAAYEPGLIVLDIQMPRMDGLTAARRLRASGSTTPILMLTARDTVGDRVTGLDAGADDYLVKPFELDELFARVRALLRRSAYAGGRAGGDGAAADTDTLAFADLRMDLATREVTRSGRQVELTRTEFTLLEMFLAHPRQVLTREQILKTVWGFDFEPSSNSLDVYVMYLRRKTEAGGEPRLVHTVRGVGYVLRLAGAGDSGGPE